The following proteins are encoded in a genomic region of Oncorhynchus kisutch isolate 150728-3 linkage group LG6, Okis_V2, whole genome shotgun sequence:
- the LOC109892072 gene encoding reticulon-4 receptor-like — translation MKSVFIRVGELYFLVLWLQSVPRMEGWVEGCPAPCICHSEPRPTLACQQQGLYSIPTEIPIHSQRIFLQNNKLTVVRSTSFSPCRNLTVLWLYSNNISHIEAGAFYGLERLEELDIGDNDLRIISPTAFRGLSRLHTLHLHSCGLSVLPVGVFRGLFSLQHLYLQDNSLLTLHDDTFLDLANLTYLFLHNNKIKTVTDHMLRGLVNLDRLLLHQNRVTFVQRNSFHDLRKLTTLFLFFNNLTVLTGETMDPLVSLQYLRLNGNQWICDCRARTLWDWFKGFKGSSSELECHVPTRLSGKDLKQLKVPDLEGCYDSSDHTWISAFSSKTRSGKLTTESPLRAGIPRCCLSDKDKSSIISSKGIPDPSSYNSRQITNNPLKEKENISKTKLLEADPNKPQNKQSLNDGPVGTLSNNLDQSSEDLSPSNDPEKKKRCAKENMSDPLCLKSHGSTIGAWRLVFLPVFWLSLDFC, via the coding sequence TTGGTGAACTCTACTTTCTGGTCCTTTGGCTTCAGTCAGTGCCTCGGATGGAAGGTTGGGTGGAGGGCTGCCCAGCGCCATGCATATGCCACAGCGAGCCACGGCCCACCTTGGCCTGCCAACAGCAGGGCCTCTACTCCATCCCCACAGAGATCCCCATCCACAGCCAGCGCATCTTCCTCCAGAACAACAAGCTTACCGTGGTCCGCTCCACCAGCTTCAGCCCCTGCAGAAACCTCACCGTACTCTGGCTCTACTCCAACAACATCAGCCACATCGAGGCTGGTGCCTTCTACGGCCTAGAGAGGCTGGAGGAGCTGGACATAGGGGACAATGACCTGAGGATCATCAGCCCCACTGCCTTCCGAGGCCTGTCTAGACTGCACACCCTGCACCTGCACAGCTGTGGCTTGTCTGTGCTGCCTGTAGGCGTTTTCAGGGGACTATTTTCCTTGCAGCACCTCTATCTCCAGGACAACAGCTTACTGACTCTCCATGACGATACTTTTCTGGACCTGGCCAACCTGACCTACCTGTTCCTCCACAACAACAAGATAAAGACTGTGACGGATCACATGCTGCGAGGCTTGGTGAACTTGGACCGCTTGCTGCTGCATCAGAATCGAGTGACCTTCGTCCAGCGCAATTCTTTTCATGACCTACGCAAGCTGACCACTTTGTTTCTGTTCTTCAATAATCTAACAGTGCTGACAGGGGAGACCATGGACCCACTGGTGTCCCTCCAGTACCTGCGTCTGAATGGGAACCAGTGGATTTGTGACTGCCGGGCCAGGACCTTGTGGGACTGGTTTAAGGGATTTAAAGGGTCTAGCTCAGAGCTTGAGTGCCATGTTCCGACCAGACTGTCCGGAAAAGACCTGAAACAGCTAAAGGTCCCTGACCTGGAAGGTTGCTATGACAGCTCTGACCATACTTGGATTAGCGCGTTCAGTTCCAAGACACGATCTGGAAAACTCACCACGGAGAGTCCACTTAGGGCTGGTATTCCCAGGTGCTGCCTCTCAGATAAAGACAAGTCGTCCATCATCTCCAGCAAGGGTATCCCAGATCCCTCCTCGTACAACAGCAGACAAATCACCAACAATCCTCTGAAGGAGAAAGAGAACATCTCCAAAACTAAGCTGTTGGAAGCTGACCCCAACAAACCCCAGAACAAACAGAGTTTGAACGATGGGCCAGTGGGAACATTATCTAACAACCTGGACCAGTCCTCAGAGGATCTAAGCCCCTCCAATGACCCTGAAAAGAAGAAAAGGTGTGCAAAGGAAAACATGTCAGACCCTCTGTGTCTCAAGTCCCACGGATCTACAATTGGAGCATGGAGGCTTGTCTTTCTGCCTGTGTTTTGGCTATCCTTAGACTTCTGTTAG